Proteins from one Fragaria vesca subsp. vesca linkage group LG6, FraVesHawaii_1.0, whole genome shotgun sequence genomic window:
- the LOC101293611 gene encoding uncharacterized protein LOC101293611: MPSLEIAVAQPVFQNHICTLRAQTPLHSKVISSPFTFGIDKKLSSSWKSSDIPKRSYFNLGNAKTPRSRLVIQAVATFEAKSLVHNENGHMRVNSSELDKDSSPFKPESSSDGSSEMDDKEKLRRMRISKANKGNTPWNKGRKHSPETLRLIRERTRLAMQDPKVKMKLVNLGHAQTKETRTKIGIGVRMGWEKRRQKLSLQESCCYEWQNLIAEASRRGYDGEEELQWDSYTILDGKLTEEYLESIEQRKTMRRPKGSKRAPKSLEQRRKISQAISAKWNDPEYRDRVCSALSKYYDASYGAERKPRKRSPSNTDSPRRSPTKKKEKVSAEKGIWRNEIKPQKLKSRRSKGPMYKDPLASSKMEMIKNIRAQRAATETKKTEAIERARLLIAEAEKAAMALEASATKSPVARASLIETRQLIAEAIRSIESIDTMQSSSHENEEPSGASNEVTSQSEKENWFWGPTEADDGKVNGTPTFPSHENEKPSVLPDEVISEVEKETEIWGLTEADNGKVNGTQTFSISENKDSLFVSDEVLGQIEKETYTGFGSMTEAYNGKVNGIPSLSSIKDEDLGFDEFTLQDLLSDEEELSLMRSDADALPRFSLKQSDSSIQSDGRESNEKHECNKNLQFNETKVESQEDEAPSIPATVTKKWVRGRLVEVAEDA; this comes from the exons ATGCCTTCACTAG AGATTGCTGTTGCCCAGCCTGTCTTCCAAAACCATATATGTACACTCAGGGCTCAAACCCCTCTTCATAGTAAAGTAATTTCAAGTCCATTCACCTTCGGAATTGACAAGAAACTTTCCTCATCGTGGAAATCCTCGGACATACCTAAAAGGTCGTACTTCAACTTGGGGAATGCTAAGACCCCAAGGAGTAGACTAGTGATCCAAGCAGTTGCTACTTTTGAAGCAAAAAGTCTCGTTCATAATGAGAATGGACACATGCGTGTCAATAGTTCAGAGCTGGATAAGGATTCGAGTCCCTTTAAGCCAGAGTCTTCCAGTGATGGGTCCTCAGAAATGGATGATAAAGAGAAGTTAAGGCGAATGAGAATTTCTAAAGCAAATAAAGGAAACACACCGTGGAATAAAGGCAGAAAGCACAGTCCCG AAACCCTTCGGCTGATCAGAGAAAGAACAAGGCTTGCGATGCAGGATCCTAAG GTCAAAATGAAGTTGGTTAACCTTGGACATGCTCAAAC GAAGGAGACAAGAACAAAAATTGGGATTGGAGTCAGGATGGGGTGGGAAAAACGGCGGCAGAAGCTATCATTGCAGGAAAGTTGCTGTTATGAATGGCAGAACTTAATTGCCGAAGCCTCTAGACGAGGTTATGACGGTGAGGAGGAATTGCAATGGGATTCCTACACGATCTTAGATGGAAAGCTTACAGAGGAGTATCTAGAGAGTATTGAACAAAGGAAGACAATGCGAAGGCCAAAAGGAAGCAAGAGAGCGCCCAAATCTCTTGAGCAGAGAAGGAAGATCTCACAAGCAATCTCAGCAAAATGGAATGATCCG GAGTACCGTGACCGGGTTTGCTCTGCCTTGTCAAAATATTACGATGCATCATATGGAGCTGAAAGGAAACCAAGAAAGAGGTCACCTAGTAATACAGACTCCCCAAGAAGAAGCCCTACAAAGAAAAAGGAAAAGGTTTCTGCAGAAAAAGGGATTTGGAGGAATGAAATTAAACCCCAGAAACTAAAGTCGAGGAGAAGTAAAGGACCCATGTATAAGGATCCTCTGGCAAGTTCTAAGATGGAGATGATAAAGAATATCAGAGCACAAAGAGCGGCTACTGAAACCAAGAAAACAGAAGCCATAGAACGAGCCAG ACTATTGATTGCTGAAGCTGAGAAGGCTGCCATGGCTCTTGAGGCTTCTGCAACAAAGAGCCCTGTTGCTCGAGCTTCCCTCATTGAAACTCGACAGCTTATAGCTGAGGCAATTCGGTCAATTGAATCTATAGACACAATGCAGAGCTCTTCACATGAGAATGAAGAGCCTTCTGGTGCATCAAATGAAGTGACTAGCCAGAGTGAGAAGGAAAACTGGTTTTGGGGTCCGACTGAAGCAGATGATGGAAAGGTAAATGGCACTCCAACCTTTCCATCCCATGAGAATGAAAAGCCTTCAGTCCTACCAGATGAAGTGATTAGCGAAGTTGAGAAGGAAACTGAGATTTGGGGTTTGACTGAAGCAGATAATGGAAAGGTAAATGGCACCCAGACCTTCTCCATCAGTGAGAACAAAGACTCTTTATTCGTATCTGATGAAGTGCTTGGCCAGATAGAGAAGGAAACATATACAGGGTTTGGTAGTATGACTGAAGCATACAATGGAAAAGTAAATGGCATCCCATCCTTATCGTCGATTAAAGATGAGGACCTTGGCTTTGACGAGTTCACCTTGCAGGATTTGCTCAGTGATGAAGAAGAGCTTTCCCTAATGAGGTCCGACGCTGATGCTTTGCCTCGGTTTAGTTTGAAGCAATCTGATTCAAGCATTCAGTCAGATGGAAGAGAATCAAATGAGAAGCATGAATGCAACAAGAATCTTCAATTCAATGAGACCAAAGTTGAATCCCAAGAAGATGAAGCACCTTCAATACCAGCTACTGTAACCAAAAAGTGGGTCCGAGGGAGACTAGTTGAAGTAGCAGAAGACGCTTAG